The Vespula pensylvanica isolate Volc-1 chromosome 14, ASM1446617v1, whole genome shotgun sequence sequence ACGCACAGTACATCGTCTTGATGTGGGCTGTCTTGCATACCAGCCAAACATTagagatacatataattaaatgaaagaagcAGAGGATAAGTGTATGCAAAATAAAATGCAGTATAAATGATTGAGTGTATGGCAGGTATGTTAATTGTGTGATAAAAAGGGAGCATGAATGTGTAagcatagaagaagaaaaaaacaaatctataGCAAATAATTGTACATAAATGCTGAAGTTCAAATGTATTCCTATTATTATCACTTATGTGTATAAGTCACTGATCGAATCTAAATCGAACgttacttgtttttttatatatatattataaatatatataaaacggcTGGATCAAGATCTATATTCGAACGTCGTAAAAAGTCTACTAACCTGTACAATCTGTCAGGTGGAATTAGGATTCGgtccatgaaaaaaaaaaaaccataaaTACTGTAACTAAATATGCTTTATTAAATGGGTGTTTATTAAGCATCTTTCCATCTTGTTCAACTATGTTCTTTGTAATCCTATTTTATGCCGACGCATCaaagaaagtatttattaGAGATTTAACTTGTTCTGGTGTATATTTGACGTATTTTCCTGGATTTTTTGAGAAAGATACTCCacgatatttgttataaaaagcAGTATACAAGGGAACGATAGCTTGTTCAAGTTCTTTACGTATTTCTTCTCGTAAACGTCCATCAGGTACAGAATAAGAGCGTTGACATTTAGCAAGCTCTTCCAGTTCCCTTGTAAATCCTAAGAACTTCTCTTTGAGTATTTTAGAACCAGGTtctgtaaaaagaaacaaagtgtaatttaatcaaatctataaaatcgtagctaacaatttatatattaaattaaaaaccTGGTTCATCGGATGAATGTTCAAGAAAACCACGAGCTTTAACAAGCGTTGTAGAGACATAATTGGACTTATCTTTGAGAAGTAAATCAACGTAAGTTTGTTCGATAGTTGGTTCTGCTAATAGCAAAAGTTCCATTAGAGAACTGCGACGTAAAGCATTTACAACATAGTTATGATTGTTTAAACGAAAAAGCGCTCGCAATGAAGGATCAGAATACGATGCATCACTTTTGCTGACTAATGCTAAGTTCAATTGTGCTAAGACCTTTTCTGTAATAATGTAAAGTCATTAATTATGTTTAATTGTATAGTTGTTGCAATTAAAATTAGAGTAATACTAACTAATATAAATGCCAAGTACAATTTTATGTGcattttctgtttgttttgcAGAAGATGGAATAACAGATTCCACATCCGCGTTACGTCGAAGAACAGTTCCTGCAGTGTCTGCATATTCAGCTAATTGTTCTAGAAAAACTAAGACATTGCTTGTACCTTCCGCTACAGTACCATCTTTAGGTAAAATTGCACTGGATTCATTTCTGACACTTTCTGCGAAATCTTCTAAAGCTTTAGCTCCctagaaaatattcttattattagtaCAAATAAGGAGTTCTTGATAGCATATCAAGGATAGATCTTCTAAGAATAGATATTTCAACGTACTGTTCCGTTCAATGCATTGAGTACAGAGGCAAATTTAGATCTAAGGGCATAATCACATCCTTCTACTGCCCTCTCTAAATCTGGCTTAAGTTCTCCAAGATGTTTCAAAATTGGAAAAACGACCAGAACTGCAGAAAAATCACGTCTTGCGATACATCGTTTAGCCCTTGTTGCAATACTTTCTCCATCGTGAGCCACAAGATCCATAGCATTGCGTACCGTAGCTTCAAGTACTTGAAGTTGTAAAGAAGGTGGCAGAATTCTACTAACCAACGAGCGTTCTGCTTGCATAAGTTTATGGAGTCCTGCagttaataaaagataattttccaTTTCCTGCTCATCCGGTGCTACATCTTCTATTGAATATCCAGATAGTTGTGGTTGTGGTTTCCTTGATGCAGTTAAAGATAAACCAAATCCGGTAGTTTGTGATGCTCtaaataacattttacttGCTTTCTTTTCAAGTGCGTGTTGTAATCTTCGCGACGCCCATCTTCCTGTCGTTTCTTGAGTACCACTTGAATGACGATTAGCAAATTTGGCTCTCTAAAAGCAtttgaagatataaataattgataattattgtataaaatgtCACTAGaatttaaatcataattttacattaatgGATTTACCGGCATTGGACTGCCTGCATGTGTGCTTCCTCCACTTGCACTTCTCTGATGTTCTTTAAGTAACTGTAAAGATCGAAGGACAATACTAGAACGTACAGAAGCATAAATTTTTGCATGTTTATGTTGACCTCTTTCTTCTAACCAACCAGCAATTTTAAGTAAATCATCCATGACAGCTTCTGGTAATTGACATAATGACTGCGGGGCGTCTTCTCCGCTCGTATCCTCGTCAGAACCAATGAGATCCAAAAGAATAATTGGTAAAATGGGTTTACTTTGTCTGGTCAAAATATCATGAAATTCTGTGTACAAAGCTTCTAATCCAATGGCAAATAAACTTGTAACATTCTCTAATTCCACAGAACttggattatttttttgaaaatatcgttGAGCATTGTATAAACGATTCATAGCGTCAAGAAAATTGCTTAAACCTGCAGAACTACTAGGTCCATTACGTATTGACTTTTCTACTTCTTGACATACCCCATAATATCCGATAGCATGATCTAATATACTAAgtgttttttctatatctataataaatataaatataaacattatagaTTAActgataataacaaataaaaatatttattgaatttgtTTTCAAAGGGCATACATACTATGTTGCTGAGATTGTAAATTTCCAGTTTCATTATAAACAGGAAGTATGGTACGCCGTAAAGTAGCCAAACGTTGTTCCAAAGAGGAAAGTATTCCAAGAACACCACTTGTTAGTTTTCGACTTcgttcttctgcttctttcaATGCTTCTAAAGCTGCATTTTCTGATTCCAATTTACATTGTATTTCGAATCTTCGTTCAGAAGTATCATTTAAAGTAGTATGCATTTTTGCTTTGATATTGTTGTTCTTCTAAGATGTACAAATTATTttgtcattaatattattgttattattattactattattattattattgttgttgttgttgttgttgttatttataagcattattcttaattaaaaaatcaatgaaatctGTCAAATTAGAAATCAGATTCATTTCACTGTTTGCATCAGATCTGCTATTTtcagaagaaatataaagcaCGTCATACTGAATTCatgaaacgaaacgttacCGTCAGCGCCAACGCGTCAATGCGCTAAATGcattaaatagaatatactTTCAGGTACGTTTTAAATGAAACGTgctctttcgattttcttccaaCCAAaccaaagaaatattgaatcaATTTTAAGATAGTAATAACAAGGTGATTGACCTTATTGCTCGTTTACCAAATATTTTGACAAAtcagaaaaagagatttatataaaattaatttgattggATAGATTTACAAGACATCTGTTGATTGGTCAACTTTTTCAGTGCAAGTAACATATAAGATTGATTGAAAAATACTAGCAGAACTCGAAAAAggtgaaaaaaggagaaagcaaAAAGCATTGTtgacaaataaatgaatttttcataaagtatttttaaaaattaatctcaCAATGGAAAAAGCAATTTTAATATGTCCCTCGACGTTGAACGTTGCTATAGGGTAGTACAAAAAACGGTTAAACATTCAAAAAATcaagtttaaaaaatatgggAACATTTTGAAAATGTAAGTTACCAAACATAATCATACTAGTCGAAATTGGTCAGGCATGCTCTGTCATACGAAACCTCCTAGGCAAAGGTGGTGCTGTTCGACGAAAGAGGGGGGGAACCGCGGTCACGTGACCGAGCTGCGTTTTGAGCGCACTAACCAGGTACGAGTGAAttcgttgtttttttcgtgttttttCGCGCGCCGCGGCCGAAAAAGCCGAGGCGTCGTGAATTCCGCTTATTTCTGCCTTTGCACGCGCCCCCAAGGACGCGAACGACCTTCGTAATAACCGTGAGTTACACGCAAATATTTAGACTGAACCTTCTTACGGGCAATCCATCGATGCTTCGATGCGACGATGGTTGACAAGCCTTCCTCGCAGATCCAGAAATGGCGTCTCCCGTGCACATGGTCTACTAAAAGCGTATGACTTTGTTGTCGCCGTTACGGAATTTACAATCTTAATGAAAACGTTTGTGCCTGTCTCTACTACAATCTTGAGTGATAGTTCTTCCACAAGCTGCTGCCCCCAAGTCGAGGATGTACCAGACGGAATGTCTTTTGTGCTATTCCTCGTAATCGTTCTCGCATAATCGCCACTTATgtcaaaatctttttcttctggtATTCTTCCATCAATCGTGATAAATCAGTGTGTTTCGtaatattctttgaaattttcatattcttaGTACCGTTCGACCTCACTACAGGATGCCCCATCATCTTAGAGAAGAATCTCAAGAATATTTCTACAATATGATCGTGTTACTGGCCATTTGAACGCACACGTTGATCGTTCCATTGTtccttgaaattttattccttgattatataatatttgggTCTTTAAGATTTGTTCCAAGATGAATATTATTTGGCTATCCTAACCTTCTATGGTTTAAGCATTTAACGAATGAATTTATTGCAGATCTTTATTATGCTAATACCTCTAATCTTACCTTGTGAGATTGTTTTAATGAAAACTATCGttcaagttttttctttttgggaTACGGACATGCGATTGAAACTTTAAGTATAGTTGTTTTAGCGACTTtccaatttatattttttaaattacagcATGCGAAGCAAgttttgttttcaaatatttttctattacagTGTGTATATACTCTTGTTTAAGTGTtacattagatattatttttatttatcgtttatgaCGTAGATTTATAACTCCTATTCTATTCATGTATACACTACATTTGTATACTTATAATGAATGTAGTTCACATTCGAAATTAACATATATTGTATCTCattatagaattataatttgttaaatatatttgtttattaacttttaacatatttaataatggtttaaaaaagtatctgttctatattttatatatatttaaataatgtaaaaaactttgttactttatatatctatttatttatttctggaTATTgtgatacattatttattagataaattaaaatgttgTTATTTCAAGCAATTTTTGTATTCAAATAACAacaaaatctattattattaatttgataatattgaGAGATGTttcttttgaataataatttaaaacttgTATAATAAGGCTTTATAATATCTTTCCTCATATAGATATTCCATATATTGTTGTTTTTTGTTACAGATTGTAAATAGAGAGTGTATATAGAGTGATAGGTGAGTGAGATAGTGTGTGGAGCTATATTTGGCAATGAGTTCAAGTAATAAAACATCAGTGTCCTCCAGTGGGAGAGGCactaataaaaacaaattatcaCAGCAACATGGAAAATCAGACCATCATCAAACTAAATCATCAGATTCAACAAAACATGATAAAATGCAGgttagtaataaatatattgttattttgaTGCTGCAAACAATAGGcttatattaatgtttttatttatacgtataaaagtatcttgtatatagaaaacatataataaaataaaaaacaaacaaaatttactatattgaaaattatatgcaagttaaatgtaatataagaacaaatatattaaatagtcaataacaaaacttttattaaactAAAGAATTCCTAGCTTTAAtaagaattttgttttaaatactatggcgtttttattttctttctccttcttcatcttttcttttcttcttctttcattcttttttttttttttagcctAATACTGTTCAGGTCCGGCATGCACAGATCATTGATACTCGCATGGGAGGGGTTGAAGACCCAGTATTTAAAGAACGGATCAAAGAAGTTATGGATTTAACATGTCGTTCCGAAGATGAAGTCATTATGGCTTTGCATGATAGCGATGGAGATTTGAATCGTGCCGCCATTGATCTCTTGGAAGGTGTTAAAACAGAATGGGaagtcaaaaaaaagaagcctCGTCAACCAAGTGGCTCAAAGCAAGCTGCTGATCAACCAGGTGGTCAAAATGACGGAGGTGATTGGGAAGAAAGACGCAATCAACGAAGTGGTGGACCACCACGAATGCGAGGTCGTGCTAATCATGACAACCGTGAATGTAAgtctaaaacaaaaatgataattgGAATCACTTATCTTCTTTTGTATTAGACAATAAATCGTCcaatttttaaaacataagaataagaaatttattgaagaattataaattataattaggGCGTGGtcgcgaaaataaagaaaatgagagaaacatGGAAGAGAGTGCTCGAGATGGTAGCTACAGTGGCAGTagaagaggacgaggaggtCCTGGTAGATCAGGACGTGGAGGTCGTGGTGGTGGAAGAGGTCTTGGACCACGAACATTTGCAAATCGTAATGATCCAGCTTCTACTTCTTCAACTCATAGTTTCAGTCGACCAATTGACACTTGGGCAGGTAGTGAAGAACAGCAACAAAGTATTCAAGAACCAAAAATGGGTAAgcatttctaatatatttttctacaatgaaaattcaatttaatcatTACTAACAATCTTAATAAAGAAGCTTGGAACAATTACGAATCAACAGAAGATTGGGATAATGAAGAATATACAGGATCATTAGCAGATACAAAAGTTTTTACACCAAGTACTTCTTTAACTGAACAAGCTCCTGTACATGATGAACCAAAGACTCAAGATTTACAATCAATACAGTCAAATCAGACTGTCAATCTGGGACTACTGCAACAAGAAGTGAGTAATTTTATAATGGGAATGTGACATGCAATCTATGTAACgctttcaatattatttgataataatgctatttgatttattattcgtaaggaaatatcaaaattatccGAAATACCAACGATACAACAACAAGCATTAATTCCACAACAACCTCAACAGCAACAAACTGTACTGAGCTTACCAACGATGCAACTTTCGCAACAACCAAATGCTATTAGCGGTGGTGTGTTAACTGCTGCACAAACTCAGTATTTGACACAGCTAACTCAACAAACTagtgaaaatttaaaaacagCAGGACAGCCTTCATTTCCATCCTCAATAACAAATCAGGTACTTAACTggtaaattaatcaattatttcttaaacttaaattaaatacattaacAAATCTACAATATTTTGTCAACATTATAGCCTCAAAGACAATCTAAACAACGTCCAAGAGTACCACCTCCATCGAAAATACCATCTAGTGCGGTAGAAATGCCGGGTGATGCAGTCAACAGTGGCATCGGATTTCTCGATGTTCAGTTTGGCGCACTTGAATTTGGAAGTGATTCAAGCTCGCTTGATGGTTCagctaatgaaaaatataattcgagTAATAATACCATCTCTAATGTTGATGTTCCCTCTACCACAAATACTGTAAACACAGCGGGCACAAATAGTTCCATTGATATTGAAACTACACAAACTTCCACAACACCATTTAATGCCACTTCTCAAAtggtaaattaatatatttgtattatttctttaattattgcgtaaatttacatttacatttatatatttgcataattatttaactcTTTAAATATATGGCTAATTTTTTTAGTTATCGAGCAGTGACAGTTTACCAGTATCAAATGATCATTCAATAAATTCTCAAACTTTTGCGGGTCGTGGAAGTACTGGTCAAACTTTGGATATAACCAAACAGGATTTCACATCGCAAGTTTCTCCAGGAAATGCAACTACATATGGCGCAGCAACGTATCAATCTCAAAAGACATCATTTCAACCATCTAGTGCCACGCAAAGCACTTATAATACGTATTCTACAAATACACAATCAGGACAGTCGTTCCAGACTGTTTCAGTCACAAATGCTAATACGTATTCTGCAACGGCAACAGTTTCACAAACGAGTTACAATTCCTCTTCATCATTCCCTCAGTcaaattcttcaaattttaGTCAAGCATCTCCTTCTGCGTCGACATCTGCAGCTTCTGTTTACAATCAGCCAACTACTACCAACCAGGTAACTTGGACGTACATACAACATATTTGGacatattgtattatttattatattatttattttcgtatattgATTATCTCAGGTATATCAATCTACGAGTGGTTATGCATCCACAACAACCTCTCAATATCAAGCATCTTCTGTAGCTACAAATACTGTATCAAATAGTAATGCTGGATATCAAGCAAGTGGTTATCAAGGATCTTCTTCATTTCAATCTACTCCTCAAGCTTATCAACCATCCGCTACTACTTTTAGTTCACCTATTACTCAGACATCCGGACCTTATCAAAGCGCAGCACAATCTGTAAGTTTTATCCTTCTTCCGAGTTTACGGACCAAGCTTAAAGGTCAAACTTACGAATaggtaaaaatttcaaaattcacATTTGCAGGTTTATGCGAGTGCGTATGGAAATTACACAAGTCAACCACAAACTGCATCTCACAATCATAAGTTGAATAGTAGTACAACAAAGGATTCTCAATATGAAAGTAGTACAACGACTTCTAACAATTCTCTtgctacgacgacgacaactacATTAGGACTCAGTTCAGCTTCTGTGAATAGTTCTCAGACAAAAGTAACTAGTTCTAATGGTAAGTTATAATATGCTTGGTGTAATCATAAATTTGACAATATGATAACTGTTTACACATAAATGTTCTTTTGTCAGCTGTACCAAAAAGTACATCGAGTGGCGTTGTAACGGGTAGCAGTGGCACTGGCAATATAACAGGAGGAGGAGCAGCAGGCAGTATGGCACCGATGCTCAGTCACCAATACATTATGGGTCAGGGAGTGCCATATACATTTCAGCAACCAATGTACAGCTACGAAGATTTACAACTTATGCAACAAAGAATACCACATATGGTCAGTTGTTGCCTGATTTATAAAGTTGCCTTACACGAACATACGTACAATTCATTCAAGTATATATTTCCACAAAGATAACGTCTTTACTTGAATGAATTGAATTGCTTTTTTAGAGTAATGTACATTGATGCAGCACACGTTCCTTTTATCAGTTTTTATCTTCACCATGAGTTATGAATCATTTTTGAAAAGAGACAATATTGACACATGcattatgataaatttaaattaggGTGCTCTGAATCACATTCTATTTCATGTTATCactctttactttatttacaGAATGCCaacttaatcattttttaaatgcttGGTAGTTGCTCGCAATTCAATCACTATGTTGATGAAATTCTTAGtgttgaatttttaaatttaatatcctGTTCTCGAAGAGCATCTCGCATATAAGACAAACAGTACTTTATTGAGATCACCTCTACTCCTTTAAATTGTTATTCGGTAGTATACTTAAGAAAGTCTACGATCAATTGAAAAAggtataaaagatataataaaaagtgtaCAATTACATATCGTGAGCATAGTTAtgcttaaaagaaaaagaaaagtgatctTGATCGCAGACAAGGCATAgcttaattatcttttttttttttcacttctaaCTAATTTCATTTGCTCAGTATCTGATATCATGTATTTCAAACTGTATGAAAATAGACATCATAATCCCAGCAAGTGGGCATTGTACTTTGTTTCATAGTTACGATTGGGCACTTCATTGAACCATAATAAGAAATACTTGTTGAAGTAAGTCAAACTATGAAACATAGTTGCAATTTACCGTACATTATCCATCCTTTTCCAGTACATGTAGATCTTAGAACTTAGTTAGCGTCCTTGTATTTGAAGTACACAGTGTATGCATGTAGTTTTGTGTTTGGCCTCCCTGACTAACCTGCAGCCAACTACTGGTTACTATGACGCGGCTCTGGGCTATCAGACGACTGGACCAGCAACCAGTCTTGGTGGGGCACGAGGTGATGCGTTGTCTGGTGTACAAGGTGTTCAAGGAGTGCAAGGTGTCCAAGGAGCTTATACCAGTATTAGCGACGCTAGGTTTGCCAGAAATGATAGTAACGCGTCACCGGTTCCTTCCACTATGTCGCAACAGGTAAGATTTAAGTACCTATTTAATAGTGTATTTAATAGTATTTTTGCAACAGCTTGATTTAATCatgatacttttattaatgaacTTTCATCTTCGAACGACAAGGCGGTATTTCTGTACTTACAATATTTGCAGACTGCTACACAGCATCAACAACCTATGATGAACCCAACGCTTCCTCCAGGTTACGCATATTTCACATATAGCGGAGGCATAATGCCAGGCGGTTTTCAATATGGAACTCCTGCTATTTATCCCGTAAGAttctttgaataatatatattacagttgactttatttaaaatactattaatataatttaccaTAGCAGATAGCAACTGCTGGAAATGCTGGTACAAATAGCGGAGCATACAGCGCTAAACCAGGAAGTTATGGATCTGGTTATGGCGGTGGTGCAAGTTACGATGCTTTAGCGTCCGCAGGGCCATCCGGAGAATATAAAGCTGCTGGAAGTAATTATACTGGTACACAGGCGGGCAAAACTGGTACTTCTACAGGAAATACCAATACTGGTGGATCATCTGCGACTGATATTAGTGCAACGATGTATGCAAAGAGTCACGTAGCACTTAGCAAAGTAAATGTAAGTAATAACGTTGACTCTTCAttctgaaataattaatatttaaggGTTAATcctttgtatgtatgtgtgtgtatgtgggcGCATGCATAAGCACCCGCGATATCGATGAATACTTTGTAAAATAACGACGATTCACGAACAAATTACAGTCATATGAAAAACAAGCTTTTCATTCTGCGACTCCACCGCCATTTGGTATTACTGGTAGCCAAAATGCAGGATTGCCTGGAGGATACGGCACGCCGCACTTATTTATACCAACGATGCCTCATCAATTACATCAACCACTTCATCAGGATGGTACCAATAGCACAGGTCAAAGGTCCAATACAAGTTCACAGAACAAAGCTCAAGCTAAGCCTGGTTACAGTCCTAGCTATTGGGCTGGAagcaattaaaatatcttgaacgagataaagaagaaaggagcgATGTAACAAccattttagaaaaaataaacattcgCCATTGTGAGATATGGTGGTGTAAAACATGGACGTTGATATAAAGGGTTTACGCGATACATGAGAATAAGgacaaaagatttttttttttttcatcaggTTATACATTTTGGCTATAAATCAGTATGGACTAAAGAGTGAGTCTTGATCGTTGGAAGgattaaacaatatttgttgtttctcttacgaaaaaagagatatttagGTGTTTGTTTGAGATTATTCTATCAAAGTCAACTTCCCTTAAAAATGATTCCCTTACCGAAGATTAATTTCAGCTCTTTATTTCAAAATCGTGACGTTCCAAATATTAACAATgattattttgttatcttGATTTTGTGTTTCATACAATGAAATGTGAAAGAGGGAAGTTTTTGTTTCGTCTACTAGTACATCTTATGCTTAATAAGCATATATTGATATGTTATATGATGTTTTTGAAGTTAAACgatgtttattataaaagcaATGAATTGTATAATTCTTCCTAACGGAAGTTGCACTCGTGCCAAATAGACTGGTAGCGTGAGTGATACT is a genomic window containing:
- the LOC122634257 gene encoding exocyst complex component 7, which translates into the protein MHTTLNDTSERRFEIQCKLESENAALEALKEAEERSRKLTSGVLGILSSLEQRLATLRRTILPVYNETGNLQSQQHNIEKTLSILDHAIGYYGVCQEVEKSIRNGPSSSAGLSNFLDAMNRLYNAQRYFQKNNPSSVELENVTSLFAIGLEALYTEFHDILTRQSKPILPIILLDLIGSDEDTSGEDAPQSLCQLPEAVMDDLLKIAGWLEERGQHKHAKIYASVRSSIVLRSLQLLKEHQRSASGGSTHAGSPMPRAKFANRHSSGTQETTGRWASRRLQHALEKKASKMLFRASQTTGFGLSLTASRKPQPQLSGYSIEDVAPDEQEMENYLLLTAGLHKLMQAERSLVSRILPPSLQLQVLEATVRNAMDLVAHDGESIATRAKRCIARRDFSAVLVVFPILKHLGELKPDLERAVEGCDYALRSKFASVLNALNGTGAKALEDFAESVRNESSAILPKDGTVAEGTSNVLVFLEQLAEYADTAGTVLRRNADVESVIPSSAKQTENAHKIVLGIYIKKVLAQLNLALVSKSDASYSDPSLRALFRLNNHNYVVNALRRSSLMELLLLAEPTIEQTYVDLLLKDKSNYVSTTLVKARGFLEHSSDEPEPGSKILKEKFLGFTRELEELAKCQRSYSVPDGRLREEIRKELEQAIVPLYTAFYNKYRGVSFSKNPGKYVKYTPEQVKSLINTFFDASA